In the Zerene cesonia ecotype Mississippi chromosome 28, Zerene_cesonia_1.1, whole genome shotgun sequence genome, ctaacgtattttctattctaataCTAGGCGTCGGTCGCTGACGTGTTCCGACCTCGTTCAAGGTTGATGCCATCACAAGTTATTGATTTCCTCTATAGCTTATTTTTCGGTACAAATTCCAAGAAAGTTCGATACAATATAGCAATTAGACTCGCGATACAAAAATGAGGCCATACTTTCTCGACTTTCTCTGCACTTTACCATAGTGCTGATTGAATGAGGTGATTGACCTATCCCGTTATCTTATGGGATTatctattattcaaatatttattatagatctTGAGCAGATTGTTTCGTtcgtttaatgtttttctaaAACTAAACCCGTTCCttaggtttttttatatgttagcGCGTACTTAAAAcgagtttaatttataaacatctataaataataaccacaaatctaataaaaacttatttttcgtAGCGTGAGTGCATCTCAGTTCATGTCGGCCAAGCCGGTGTCCAAATTGGAAATGCCTGCTGGGAGTTATACTGCCTGGAGCACGGTATCCAGCCTGATGGTCAGATGCCCACTGACAAGACTATTGGCGGTGGAGACGACTCCTTCAACACCTTCTTCAGCGAAACCGGAGCTGGCAAGCACGTGCCTCGCGCTGTGTTTGTCGACTTGGAACCTACAGTAGTTGGTGAGTTTAATGTGGAAAGACTTATTAGGCAGAGCTgagattttacaataaaagatGGCTTATTCATCtctataaagtaaaaaaatgtcattcatctctataaagtaaaaaaatgatgtgtctaataagttatttgtttttgttcacAGATGAGGTTCGCACAGGCACATACAGGCAGTTGTTTCATCCAGAACAGCTTATCACTGGTAAGGAAGACGCTGCCAATAACTATGCCCGTGGACACTACACAATCGGCAAGGAAATTGTTGACCTAGTCCTCGACCGCATCCGAAAGCTCGCTGACCAGTGCACCGGGCTCCAGGGCTTCCTCATCTTCCACTCGTTCGGAGGTGGTACCGGTTCCGGTTTCACCTCCCTGCTTATGGAGCGCCTCTCTGTGGACTACGGAAAGAAGTCCAAGCTTGAGTTCGCTATCTACCCAGCCCCGCAGGTCTCTACCGCTGTCGTCGAACCATACAACTCCATCCTGACCACCCACACCACCTTGGAGCACTCTGACTGCGCTTTCATGGTCGACAATGAGGCCATCTACGACATCTGCAGACGCAACCTCGACATTGAACGCCCAACCTACACCAACTTGAACCGACTGATCGGTCAAATCGTATCCTCGATCACCGCCTCCCTGCGTTTCGACGGCGCACTCAACGTCGATCTAACTGAGTTCCAAACCAACTTGGTGCCCTACCCCCGTATCCACTTCCCCTTGGTGACCTACGCCCCAGTCATCTCCGCCGAGAAGGCGTACCATGAACAACTATCCGTCGCCGAAATCACCAACGCTTGCTTCGAGCCCGCCAACCAGATGGTGAAATGCGACCCCCGCCACGGCAAATACATGGCCTGTTGTATGTTGTACCGTGGTGACGTCGTGCCCAAGGACGTAAACGCCGCCATCGCCACCATCAAGACCAAGCGTACCATCCAGTTCGTGGACTGGTGTCCCACTGGTTTCAAGGTGGGCATCAACTACCAGCCCCCGACCGTGGTGCCCGGCGGTGACCTCGCTAAGGTCCAACGCGCCGTGTGCATGTTGTCCAACACCACGGCCATCGCTGAGGCCTGGGCTCGTCTCGACCACAAGTTCGACCTCATGTACGCCAAGCGCGCCTTCGTGCACTGGTACGTCGGTGAGGGTATGGAGGAGGGTGAGTTCTCCGAGGCCCGCGAGGACTTGGCCGCCCTCGAGAAGGACTACGAAGAAGTCGGCATGGACTCCGCCGAGGGTGAAGGCGAGGGTGCTGAAGAATACTAAGTTAAAAGTTCAAAGCATTCCGCACTCaatgagaaataaaaacaaaatatgatttacacTTTCGTTTCTTTCCAAATCCCCTTATAAGATATTGTATATacgatatatatgtatgtacaacaAAAACTTAGGCATTTTAATCTAAACACTATAtgactaaaaattattaaataacttttaaaggttcaattatataaacaaatatttttttaaggtttcATTACCTAATTAATAAACCTACCTACCATGAACAGCTGGAATAATGTTTAACAATACGCATTAATATCCGATAGATGTAATCTATACACCTACGTGAGCAAAAACGATTAAACCTTGCTCGGATGAAAGTAACTAGACccatatataattacattgaataaaaattgtaataccTATGTTTTATGTAAGGAATCTTGAAAATGGAACGTGGGCAAACGATAGCAGGAAGTTTGTAGTTATTCGGAAACAACATTGTTCCAACTTCCACATAGGCATCCTACCTATGAGTTAACCCGGGTAAGTAGGTCAGTGTTTTCCTGTAAAAGATAAGTTTGTGAATTAGGATAAACTGAGACGAACAGCTACctaggtatatatgtatacaaataaataagtacctaCGTTCATTCGTAGTTACCACCGTTTTTTTCAGTCTTCAAGATTTTGTTCAGGATTCTTCTCTAAAAttcagtatttaatatttttgagacTGCATGTTTGTTGTATACATACCTACtcgtatt is a window encoding:
- the LOC119837661 gene encoding tubulin alpha chain, translating into MRECISVHVGQAGVQIGNACWELYCLEHGIQPDGQMPTDKTIGGGDDSFNTFFSETGAGKHVPRAVFVDLEPTVVDEVRTGTYRQLFHPEQLITGKEDAANNYARGHYTIGKEIVDLVLDRIRKLADQCTGLQGFLIFHSFGGGTGSGFTSLLMERLSVDYGKKSKLEFAIYPAPQVSTAVVEPYNSILTTHTTLEHSDCAFMVDNEAIYDICRRNLDIERPTYTNLNRLIGQIVSSITASLRFDGALNVDLTEFQTNLVPYPRIHFPLVTYAPVISAEKAYHEQLSVAEITNACFEPANQMVKCDPRHGKYMACCMLYRGDVVPKDVNAAIATIKTKRTIQFVDWCPTGFKVGINYQPPTVVPGGDLAKVQRAVCMLSNTTAIAEAWARLDHKFDLMYAKRAFVHWYVGEGMEEGEFSEAREDLAALEKDYEEVGMDSAEGEGEGAEEY